Within the Pseudomonas putida genome, the region GATGTTGCCACCAGCCTGGCCGTCGGTACGGTTCTGCTGGGTGTAGGTGGTTTTGATGCGGGCGAAGTTGAAGCTGATTTCTTCGATCGGCAGGTCGCTGACCGCCTTGTCTTCACCGCCCTGGTTGCCACCGGCGACGAACCTGACCGAGGACACCACCACTTCTTCCATGTCGATGGTCAGGTAGGTGACCTTGTCACCACCGGCACGGTTGACGTTCAGCTTCAGCTTGGCGATGTGCTTGCCGGTGCAGCAGTGCTCGAAGAGCTTGGCCGAGGCCTTGTCGACTGCCTTGCGGATCTTGAAGTCGGTCAGCGACACGCGCTCGGACGACGCACCGCCCGAGGAGCTGGCAGTGGCCGAGGTGGCCTGGGTGGCGCCGTACTCGTAGCCCAGCACTTCGATCCAGTCCTTGTGTTTTTCATCCAGAACTTCGCCCGGGATGCCGTCGATTTGGATATACGCGTCAAATGCCATTGTAAAACTCTCCATTAACATCAATTAAAGGCCGCTCATGCGCCCCTTCGTGTTGACCTCGCTGAACGCGTCAGCAGAGGTAGCTTGCCGCCACCTTGGCCTCCTCCTGTGAGGCCCCGGTGGCCGGTTCGTGCAGCGCGCGCTCAGTTCAGCCCGCGCACTTCGATTTCGACCCGCCGGTTGGGCTCCAGGCACTTGATCAGCTGCGCCCGCGGTTGTTGCATGTCGCAGTTGACCAGCGGTTTGCGGCTGCCTTCGCCCTGTGCACTCACCAGCTCGGCGGGTACGCCCTTGCCGACCAGGTAGGTGCGGATGGTTTGCGCCCGTTGCCGGGAAACCTGCAGGTTGCCTTGCGCATCGCCGAGCTGGTCGGCGTGGCCCGAGATAATGATCTTGCCAATGTTCGGTGTGTTCAGCAGTTTGCTGGCGATGGCACTCAACTGGTTCTGGCCTTCACTCTTGAGGCTCTGGAAGTCGGCGCGAGCAAAGGCGAACAGGGTGTCGGACTCCAGCGTGATGGTTTCGATCGAGCGTAGCGACTGGGTCAGCAGGCTGTTGATGTAGTTGCGCGAGCTGGACATCAGGAAGGCATTGTCGAGAATGCGCGGCACATCGGGCTCGCGAATCTGGTCGCTGTAGAACACGATCTGGCGGCTGGCGTACAGGTAGTCCTGGTTGCCGGCAGTTTCGCTGCCAGTGGCGCCCATGCGCTTGCCGGTGTGGCGGGCGATGGCCGGGTACCAGTAGTCCGGCAACCTGGCCTTGAGCAATGCCGGGTCGGCCTTTTCTCGCTGGGCAGGCGACAGCATTACGTAAGTGTCCAACGCTGCCTTGCCGAAGTCGGCGATCGACTGGGCGCGGTTGTCATGCGGCAGGGCTTCGGCCTCGACGCTGTCGACACCGGTCACCGGCTGCAACTCTCGGGTATTGCGCTGGTAGACCTTTAGCGTGGTCAGCAGGTACAGGGTGCGTGTCAGGTTGTCTGCTGTAGGCTTGAGCATCACGTTTTGCAGGGTGGCGAAGTAGCGCGCACGCAGTACCGGTTCCACCGCATGGCCCTGGTACAAGCCCAGGCGCATGCCCAGCGGCACGGCCTGGTCGTGGTGCTGCTGGTAGTAGTGCGCGGCCCAGAAACGCAGGCGGTCGAGGCTGTGCCATGGGGCGTATTGGCCAGGGTTGGCCTGGTCCTCACGCTTGGCCTGGGCCAGTTCGGCGGCCATCGTATCGAGGGTGTTGCGGTTGTTGATGTACGACCAGCCCCACAAGCTGCACAGCAGCAGGCCCGCCAGGCTGGCAGCACCCACCCAGGCGGCCTTGCGCTGGCGTTCGCGCCGGTTGCTGGTGTATACGGCCACCAGATGCTGGTCGGGGATGATCACCTTGCGGAACAGGCTATTGATGAACAGCGGTGCCGGCTGGCTGTTACCCGCGCTATGGTCCTGGCCGTGGGCCAGGGCGAAACGCTCGGCGACGTGCTGGCCATGGCTGCCCCACAGGGCGTCGTCGGCTTCCAGCGCGGCGGTGAAATAGAAACCACGCAGCAGTTCGGCGTTCTGGTACGGGTTGGCCCGCAGCAGGCTGTCGACGAATTGCTGCAGGCGCGGCTTGAGCGCAGCCAGTTCGAGGGGGAAGCGGTAGGCGGCATTGTTCTGGCGGGTTACCTGGATATCCTGCTGCATCAGTTGCTGGCTCGCTACCTGCTGCCAGTAGCCGGTCAGCTCGTCCATGGCTTTGCCGAAGCGCTGGCCCCAGTCGGCTTGTTCGTAGCCTTTGTGCGAGAACGTCTTGCCCATTACCTCGCCGCGCGCTGCGTCATCCAGCTGGCGATAGAAGGGCATGAAGCCCGGGATCAGGTCGCATTTAGTGAACACCAGGTAGATGGGCAGGCGCACCTCCAGCAGGGCGCAGCTTTCCTGGATACGCTCGCGCAGGCGCTTGGCCACGCGCTCCTGGTCTTCAGCCGAGCCGTGCAGGATATCGGCGATGCTGACGCTGACGATCAGCCCGTTGAGTGGGCGGCGCTGGCGGTGCTGGCGGAGCAGCTGCAAAAACCCGCGCCACTTGCCCGCTTCCTCAGGGCTGTTCATGTAGCGGCCGGCGGTGTCCAGCAGCACCGCTTCGGAGCTGAAGAACCAGTCGCAGTTGCGCGTGCCACCCAGCCCTGCAACCCGCGCACCTTCACGCTCGGCGTAAGGGAAATTGAGCCCGGATTGCAGGATCATGGTGCTCTTGCCGGCGGCCGGTTGGCCAATCACCAGGTACCAGGGCAGGGCGTACAGGGCGTCCTTCGCTGGGGTGCCGCGTGGTTTGTTGCTGTGCAGGCGTTCGATGCTCTGCAGCAGGCGCTCGCGCAGCAGGCTGATTTCTTCGCGGTCGGCCGGGGTGGCGTTGAGTACCGCTTGGTCTGCGTCATCACGCAGCAGCGCCTCAAGGTTGTGGTGCTGGCCTGCGCCACGATAAAGCAGTAGTACATAGCCCGCCGACAGCAGCAGGAACACACCAATGCCTGCCAGCAGGCTGTGCAGCGAGGCAAAGCCCAGGGCACGGCCCAGGGCCCAGACCACGAAGATCGCCAAGAAGAAGGCCAGCCCCAGCAGGTAGGGTTGATAGCGCAGGCAGTAGTACTTGATCTTGTTCATACAGGCGTCGCATCCAACGCATCGACAAAGCGGTCGATAACGTGTTGTAGGGGTCGGTCGTAATCGTGCACGGGCGCTTTTGGCGGCAATGGGTCGAGCAGGTCCAGGCGCTGGCCGGCTGCAGCCGTGCCGCTGAGCAGGCGGTACGCTGTGCCGGTATGGCGCGACGGGAAGCAGTACAGGCGCGGGTGCATGAAGTCGTCGGCAAGCAGGCTCACCGCCGGTACGTCATGCCGCCTGCCGATGCGTGCCAGCCAGGTCAGCCACAGGTCGGCGGTAGGGTTTTTCAGGCCACGCTCAGCCGGCAGTGGCAGCTCGATGCCGCCGTCGAAGTCGCCGTGCAGCACCGCTTGCGTAGCCTGCAAGCGTGCCAGTGCGGTAGCACTGTCGAAGGCCGGCCAGGAGCCGTGCAACGCACGGGCGACGTCACTGAAGCTGAAATCATGCAGGAACTTGCCGTGTACCCGCCGGAACAGGTCCAGGTCCTGGGTTTGCAGTGGGCGCAGGGCCTTGATGCGTTCGAACAGGCTGGCGCGCTCGGCGCCTTGCACTGCCTGATGCAGCAACGGCTTGATTTGCGCGCTGAACAACTCGCCGAGGGTGAACGGGTTGAGCAGCGTTTCACCTTCCTGGCCCTTGAGCACTTGGAAGATGAAGAAAGGGTAACGTCGGGCGCTGGCATCGCGGGAGCTGAGCAGGCCGCCCAGCAGCCAGTTGCCATTGCGCGCGCGGTAGCAGAAGAAGCACATCGGCAGTGCATCGAACAACGCCTGCCAGTCCTCGCGGTGGCGCATTGCCGCCAACGAGGCCTGCAGCCAGGCGTCGAACTCGCAGACTTCTTCTGCCGCGCCATGCAGGCTGACGAAGTCTGCGCTCGACGGCAACTTGCCGAAGCAGCCGATCATTGTGCGCCCCTGCCAGCGTCGTTGAGGGCGCTCAGCGCCTTGACGTCGCCCAGGTCGGTGAGTTTGACCCCACCGAAGTTGCGCACTACCAGGCTGACGCGACCATTGGCGGTGTTCCAGCTGAAGCGCTGCTGAATGCCATCCAGGTCATCGACCCGGGCGCTTTCGTTCATGCGCAGCAGGCCCCAGCGCCCCGGGAAGTCGAACACGGTGATGCGTGCACCGCTGAGGGTGACCACGTCCAGGCGCGCGCCCGGCGCATTGCTGGTACCAGGCCAGGCAAAACGGCTCCAGCTGCTGCGGCCGTTGCGATAGTGCTGCTCTTGGCCATCAAGGGTGAACACGATGTCGGTAAAGTTGGCCGACGGCTCAAGCATGATCTCGAAGCCGTTATCGCGGTCCGACAGGCTGGCGATCACCTGGCCCACGCTGCTGGCCTTGTCGATGCTGTTGAGCATCCCCGGGTTGACCAGCGCAGGCGCCTTGCCGTTGCTCAGCCCCAGGCCTTCACCACCGGACAGGTTGCCGATCTCATTGCGCTTGAAGGTCGGCAGCAGGCCGCTTTCGGGGTCGACGAAACGCTGCAGGTCCTTGACCGAAGCCTCGTTGCGGCTGCCGGTGGCGATCGGGTAACGGTGCGCCATGACCTGCTCCCAGGGCTTGGAGATCTGCTGCTTCCAGGCTTTGGCGATCTGCTGGCCGGCCGGGTCGCGCAGGGTTTCCCAGGCGTACTGGATCGGCAGGCTGAACAGGCTCTGCAGCGAACGCGACAGGCCGTCCTGGCTGGTGTCGACGCTGGTTTCCACGTAGTTGCGCACGGTGGTCACTTCGCTTGGCTGGCCTTCCAAGGTTTCGCTGATCAGTTGCTTACTGCTTTTACCGACATCCTGCGAGCGCTGGATGTTGTTCATGCGCACCTTGAGCTTGCGCAGCGCCGCCAGGTAACGGTCCATGATGGTGCTGTCGGCGCCTTCGGCGTTGTTGGCTGCGAACACACGGGCGACCGGCTCGAAACGCTTGGCCAGGCTGCCGTCGTCCACGGCCGGCAGGCTAGGGGCCAGGGCTTCAGGCGCCACATCCTTGGCTTCGTCGATCAGGCCGGTGACCTTGCTCCAGAAGCTGTCCGCGCGGGCATTGCCCGTAGGCGTGGCGTCACGCTTGACCGGTAAGTCCCACTGAGTGTTGTCATTGACCGCTGCCAGCAGGTTCTTCACCGGCGAGTTCTGCACGTCGCTGAGCAGCCCGAGGTGTTCGGTGGCCGAGGCCAGGTCGGCGAAGTGGCGCACGCCCACGCTGCTGACCATCTTGTACCAGGCCTGGGTGTAATCGCGTTTGTAGCGGGCCATGAACTCGCGCACGAAGTTGGCTTTCTGCACGATGGCATCGCCGCCTTCGCCATCGAGCACCCAGTCCGACTCGTTGCGCAGGTTGCCCGACACCAGCTTGATCAGCTCGGGCTTGACGAAGGTGTCCCAGCCTTGGCGGGTATAGATCGCCGGCACGCCGGCAGAGCTGTACAACAGGTTACGGCCAGGCGTTGGCACCAGGTCGTTGAGGCTCAGCGCGGGGAACTGGCGGCTGGACTCCAACTGCAGGCGCAGGTATTCGCGATCCACCAGCGAACTGGAAATCATGAATGCCTTGAGGTTCTGCCGGGTTTCGTCGATCAGCTGTTGGTTACGCGGCAGCGACGGCGCCTGGCCTTGCTCCAGCAATTGAACGTACAGAGGGGCGTTTTCGCTGATGACGGCTTCGTCGGTGGGGGAACCTTGGGTTGCGGCGCCTGCCCAGGCCTGTGGCAGGCTGGCGGCGACGAAAGCTGGGTCCGGATGGGCTTGCGGTTCGGTCAGCAGCAGGTACAGCTTGAGGGTGTTGTAGGCCTCGATGATCGACGCCACCTGCTGTTCGTCCAGGCGCCCGAGCATCTCTTCGGACAGCGACAGGCCACCGGTGGTGGCGGACAGTTCGGCCGCGTCGCTCGCCGTGGCCAGGTTGACCTTGGCGGCGTAGGCGCCGGCACGGGTCTTGGTCAGGGCCGCCTGGGCCTTGGCCGCCAGGCGTGGCGCCAACGGCTTGCCATTGCGGCTTTTCGGCGTCGGGGTGAACTCCAACTCCTGGTTGATGCCGCTGGCAAAGGTGTTGAATGCACGCATCTGCACCTGCAGGCTGCGGGCGATCGGCTCCAGTGCTTGGCTGCGCAGTTGCGCCAGGTAGGCGTCGCGGGCCACCTGGTGAATCGCCTCACCGTGGTACAGGCCAGCGCTCAATTGCAGCGGCACGCCCTCCTGGCGATGGGCTTCGACCGTCGCCATCTGCCCGCGCAGCACTTCCAGGCCTTTACCAGCAGCCAGCAGTTGTGCGCGGTCATCGGCGCGTTCGATCTCGGCCAGTTGCCCACGCAGGCTGTCCAGCCATTGGCGGTTGTTGGCGAACGACAGCGCCTGCCAGCCGATGAAGGCCACCCCGGCGGCAGCCGCAAGGCCAAGCAACAGGGGGCTGAAGCCAGCCTGGCGGCCTAGGCGCGACTGATACAGGGTCAGGTCGCGGTCGGGGAAGATCACCTGGCGGAACGTGTCGGTGATGAAGTAGCTGCGGTTGCCTTGCGGGTGGCTGGCCGGCTGGGCGCTATCGTCGTGGGCCGCTTGCAGGGCAAAGTTGTCGGCGATGAGGTCTTCGTACACCTGGCCCAGTTGCTGCTCGGTTTGCAGGGCACTGGTGAAGTACAAACCGCGCAACAGCAGCGGCGCACCGCCACCCTGGCCGCGGGTGAAGTGTTCAAGGAACTGCTCCAGCACGCCGTTGAGTTCTGCGAAGTACTGGGGGAAGTTGAGCAGTGTGCTGTCGGCGTCTGCGCCGAGGCTGATCATCTGCGCATCGACGTGGCGGCGGACGTGGCTCTGCAGGTTTTTCAGGCGGGTGTTGAGCACCGCCTGCAAACCGTTGTTGCGGATTTCCGACAGGCCGAAGGTCATGCCCAGCGGCTGCTGGCGCTGGTGCAGGTCCAGCCCTTCGAAGGCCTGGTTGAAGCCGGGCAACTGGTCGGTCTTGCTCAGCATCAGGTACACAGGTGGGTTAGTGCCCAGGCACTCGGCGTATTCCGCCACGCGCGCTACCAACTGCGCGGCCAGCGCATTACGCCCGTCGCTGTTGGCCGGCAGCAGTTCAGGCAGGCTGACCACGAGCACTAAGCCGTTGATCGCAGCCTTGCCGCGTTGCTTGCGCAGCATGCGCAGGAAAGCTGAGAACTCGCTGGCAGACTGATCGTCCCGCAGGTAACGGCCTGCGGTGTCGATCATCACTGCGTCGGGGCTGAAGTACCAGTCGCAGTGCTGGGTGCCACTTTCACTGTCATTGGCGGTGGCGATGCTGGCCGAAAGGCCCGAGTGGGTCAGCAGCGAGGTTTTGCCTGCAGCCGACATGCCGATCACCAGGTACCAGGGCAGGTCGGACAGGGCTGCCTTGCCACCACCACCGGCGGAGCGGTCGGTGCGCAGCATGGCGATGGCATGCTTGAGGCGCTCGCGCAGCACCTGCTGGTCACGGAATTCACCCGTGGCGTTCCACGAGCGATCGACCTCGATCTGCAGCAGGTTCTCCAGGTTATGCTCGGCGCGGATGCGCTGGTACTGGCGCAGTACGATCACCAGCAAGAAGCAGGCGCTGATGATGGCCAGCGCTTCAGGCACATGGTGGCGCAGCCAGGGCACCATCGGGGCCACCAACCAGCAGATCAACAGGGTCACCAACCACAGCAGTGGCAGGAGAATCCAGAAACTCTTCAACAGACGCAGTAATGTTTTCATGTCTTCCTGACTCGGCTACCTGAGGTGTGCTCAGGCACTGAACAGCTGGCGGATTTGTTCGGAAAGGGCGGCGACATCCTTGTCCAGCAACCAGTCGAGCGTCAGGTACACCGCGACGCAGACCAGCGCAATCAACACCAGGTACACCCACAGCGGCACTTCGTGGCACAGCATCTGCGACACCTGATCGGGCAGGGCCCAGTCCGGCGAGAGGGTTTTGGGTGGCTTGCGGTAGCGCGCGATGTCCTGGCCCAGGGCGTTGGCCAGGTAGCGCAGCTGGTCTTTCTGGCCGAGGCTGAACTTGCCCTCGAAGCCCAGTGCCAGGCACAGGTGGTAGACCTCCAGTACATCGAGGTTCTGTTTGACGTCGCCGCGCAACGTTTCGACCTTCTCGAAGAAGCCTTCACCGGCCAGGTGCACGCCGAAATAGCGGAACTGCAGCGGTTGCAGCTCGAAGTGCCCCCGCAGTTCGTTGTCGCCGGAGCGCAGCACGCTTTCGTCGAGGAAGGCGCACAAGGCGTACTGAGTGTCCTTGACCTGCTCGACGCTGTAGTTGGCCGCGCGGGCATCGCGCTCCAGGGTGGCGAAGAAGCGGTCGACGCTGGCTTCGAAGGCTTGTACCGAGGTCACCTGACGGCCACGGCGGACAATCAGCGCCATGCTGATGAAGTCCTGTACCAGGCTCTTGAGGGTTGGTTTGTCGGTGGCGGGCGCGACGGCGCCCTGTTGCAATACGGCTTCGGTCATTTGAGCACCGCCATCAGTTCAAGCTTGAGGTTGGTAAAGGCGCTGGGCGCATAGAAGCAGATGGTCTGGGCGTTCATCATTCGCTCGTAGACATGGCCATGTGGCTCGATGGCGAAGTACTGGTTGTCCAGGCGTACTGGGATGGCGTTGGGCAACCGGGCGGCATGGTTGAGGGTGACGCCAGGCATGGCGCTGTTGACCACCACTTCGATGTCTTCCGGCGAGCCCACCTTGAACGCACGCGGCACCAGCTCCAGCAGGCTGGCACCAGGCATGTCGGCGTGTACCGAGATATAGAAGTCGGCCTCGACCAGGCGCGGGTCGCGCAGTTGCCCCTGCCAGTACGACGGCTTGGTCTGGGTGAGGTTGATGATGATGCATTGGTTGGGCACGACGTTGTCGAGCATCACCCGGATCATCTCGTCCAGTTTGACCAGTGACGCCGCCGGGTCGTGGTGATCGTATTCAGGAACATCACTTAGCTGGGTATCGAGAGTGAACGTCAACAGCCCGCCGGCAAGGTCGGCCAGGAACAGGTACAGGCGCTCCGGGTGCAGCCGCGGATGGGCCAGCAGGTGGGCCAGTTGCGGGTGCGCACGGTTGACCGTGTTCAGCAACCAGAACAGTGTGACGTCGCTGGAGCCGAATTCGGCGATCTGGTCGGCGCGCTCGCGGCGCCGGCCCGACAACGCCTTGCTCTTGGCCTGTAGGGCACCGAGCAAGCGCTTGCCGATGCCGGCCAGCGTCTCATGGCTGCCCAGGTGCAGGGTAGGGTGGACGAAGTGCGGGTCCAGGTTGAAGCCGCCCATGCTGTTGCGGGTGAGTTTGGCCAGCGGGCAATGGCTGTAGCCATCGAGGCTGTCGCCATCGACCAGCAGCACGACATTCAGGCGCAGGCTGGTGATTTCGTTTTCCAGTTCGCCTTCGTTGAGGTCGGGCAGGGTATCGAACTGTTTGCGAAAGCGCCGCGCTGCCTTGTGCTCTTGGCCATCTTCGACATAGTTCAGGCCGAAGGGCTCGGGCAGTTTGAGTGCGGCGTAAACCTTCAGGTCGTTGGCCTTGAGGAGGTCTTTGAGGTCGCGCGCGGCCGGCAGCGGGTCGTGCTGCGGCGCGTCGTACAGGCTGCCGTCCGGAAACACCAGTTTCAGCCGCTTGAGCTGCAGCGAACCGTTGGCCAGGGCATCTTCGTCCACCTGCAGCGCCTGTACCCCCCAATGAAACGGGGTGCCGCGCAATGTGGCCTCGGCCAGCTGGTGCTGGTGGAACTCGTCCTGGTATTGGAAGTGTTGGGGCAGCAGGAACATGCCTTCCGACCACATCACCCGGCTCTGCTTGCTCATTTGACGCTATCCACTAAAGAATTGAAGGTTGAATCCATGGCGTTACTGGCCGATTTGCCGGCAGCGTCGGTGGCCTTTTCGATCACAGCGTCCTGCACTTTTTCGGTGAGAGCAGACGGCGCTTCGTCGGCCTTTTGCGCAGCAGCCAACTGGTCAGCGGTGGGCGGCTTGTTCAGCACATCGACGCCACGCAGGGCGCTGATTTCGGTGTTGTCCACCAGTACCCACAGGCCATCGGAAGAGAACCAGATACCGTCCTTGCGCAGCGACTCGGCATCGAAGGCGACCTTCCAGCGGGCATCGTGCTCATCACGGAAAAACGCCGCCACGCCGACATAGCGGGCGGACTTGGCCAGTGGCCATTGGTCGGTCTGGCCGATACCTGGCAGCAGGGTGAGCTCGCGGGCTTCTACCAGCGTGTTGCCCAAGGCTTTTTCCGGAGCGTCCCAAAGTGTCTCGGCGTCGGTGGCTGCAAAGCGCTCGAGGTCGGTCAGCTGGTACACGCGCATCACCACCGACAACGGCTTGCCTTCAGCGTCGGGGTTGAGCTGGTTGCCTCCGTCGGAGGTCAGGATGACCTTCTCGCTGTCGGCCAGCATGTCGGCCGCCCAGCTGTCTTCCATGCGCTTGCCGATACGGTCGGTGACGCCGCAACCCGCCAGCACCAGCAGCAGGGCTGCGACGGTCAGGCGCTTGAGGGCAGTGTGTGTGTGGTACATGACGGCTAAACCTCCGGGTACTCGTTCAGGCCATGCGATAGGCGAAATCGCCATCGCTGCCCAACTCGATCGTCAAGCGCTCGATCGGCGCGTCCTGGGCCATGCGCTCGAGAACGTGCTGGGCAAGCTCGGGCATCAGGGTGCGGGACAGGATGTTGTCGATGTTGCGTGCGCCGCTGTCGACCTCGGTGCACCGTGCCGCGATGGCCTTGACCAAGTCGTCGTCGTAGCTCAGCTCGGCCTGGTGGTTGCGGGCGAAACGTTTGGCGATGCGCTCGAGCTTGAGGGCAACGATGCGCTCGAGGATCTGGTCCTGCACCGGGTAGAACGGCACGATGCTCAGGCGGCCGAGGAAGGCCGGTTTGAAGACGTGGTTCAGCTCGTCGCGCAGGCCTTCGACAATGGCCTCGGGGGCAGGCAGCGTCTGGGCATTCAGGCAGGTCTGCATGATGCGCTCGGTGCCGGTGTTGGACGTGAGGATGATCACCGTGTTGCGGAAGTTGATCTCGCGGCCTTCGCCATCGTCCAGCACGCCTTTGTCAAACACCTGGAAGAACAGCTCGAGCACATCAGGGTGAGCCTTTTCCACCTCGTCCAGCAGCACCACACTGTAGGGCTTGCGGCGCACAGCCTCGGTCAGCACGCCGCCTTCGCCGTAACCGACGTAGCCGGGTGGCGAGCCCTTGAGGCTCGACACTGTGTGGGCCTCCTGGTACTCGGACATATTGATGGTGATCAGGTTGCGCTCGCCACCGTACAGGGTGTCAGCCAATGCCAGCGCGGTTTCGGTCTTGCCGACGCCGCTGGGGCCCAGCAGCAGGAACACGCCGATCGGTTTGTTCGGGTCTTCCATGCGGGCGCGGGAAATCTTGATGCGCTTGCCGATTTCGTGCAGCGCGTGGTCCTGGCCGAGCACGCGTTCACCGAGCAGGGCAGGCAGGCGCTGCACGGTGTCGATTTCGTCACGCAGCATCTTGCCCAGTGGGATACCGGTCCAACCGCTGATCACCTGGGCGATGGCGCCAGCGTCAACCAAGGCGTGGACCAGGGGCTGGTCGCCCTGCACGTTGCTAAGCTCGGCGCGCAGGGCATTGAGCTGGGCGGCGTCGGTGTCCTTGGCGCTGTCCAGGGCTTTGAGTTGTTCGACCAGTTCCAGCTCCTGCTGCCACTGGGCGCTCAGGCGCTGCTCGTGCTCCTGCTCGGCCTGTAGGGCGGCCTGCAGCTCGGCCAGCCGCCGGGCATGGTCGTGGCCCTTGCCGGCTTCGTGGTCGAGCACGGCGATTTCGGCCTGCAAGTTGTCGATATGCCGACGGCAGTCTTCCAGCGCGCCGGGTTGCGACGACTGCGCCAAGGCGATGCGTGCGCAGGCGGTATCGAGCACGCTGACAGCCTTGTCGGGCAATTGGCGGCCGGTGATGTAGCGGTTGGACAGGCGTACGGCCTGTACCAGCGCTTCGTCCATCACCGCCACCTTGTGGTGCTCGCGCATCTTGCCCAGCAGGCCGCGCAGCATATGGATGGCCTTGTCTTCGTCAGGCTCTTCGACCTTGACTACCTGGAAGCGACGGGCGAGGGCGGCGTCCTTTTCAAAGTACTTCTTGTATTCGGCCCAGGTGGTGGCAGCGATGGTGCGTAGTTCGCCACGGGCCAAGGCTGGCTTGAGCAGGTTGGCGGCATCGTTCTGCCCGGCCTGGCCACCAGAGCCGATCAGGGTGTGGGCCTCGTCGATGAACAGGATGATCGGGTGCAGGCTGCGCTTGACCTCTTCGATCACCGCTTTGAGGCGGTTTTCGAACTCGCCCTTGACCCCGGCACCCGCCTGCAGCAGGCCCAGGTCGAGGGTGTGCACGGCGACGTCCTTGAGTGGGGCCGGCACATCGCCCTGGGCGATGCGCAAGGCCAAGCCTTCGACCACTGCGGTCTTGCCGACGCCGGCTTCGCCGGTGAGGA harbors:
- a CDS encoding Hcp family type VI secretion system effector, with the translated sequence MAFDAYIQIDGIPGEVLDEKHKDWIEVLGYEYGATQATSATASSSGGASSERVSLTDFKIRKAVDKASAKLFEHCCTGKHIAKLKLNVNRAGGDKVTYLTIDMEEVVVSSVRFVAGGNQGGEDKAVSDLPIEEISFNFARIKTTYTQQNRTDGQAGGNIVGGWDRTANKVFA
- a CDS encoding type VI secretion protein IcmF/TssM N-terminal domain-containing protein; amino-acid sequence: MKTLLRLLKSFWILLPLLWLVTLLICWLVAPMVPWLRHHVPEALAIISACFLLVIVLRQYQRIRAEHNLENLLQIEVDRSWNATGEFRDQQVLRERLKHAIAMLRTDRSAGGGGKAALSDLPWYLVIGMSAAGKTSLLTHSGLSASIATANDSESGTQHCDWYFSPDAVMIDTAGRYLRDDQSASEFSAFLRMLRKQRGKAAINGLVLVVSLPELLPANSDGRNALAAQLVARVAEYAECLGTNPPVYLMLSKTDQLPGFNQAFEGLDLHQRQQPLGMTFGLSEIRNNGLQAVLNTRLKNLQSHVRRHVDAQMISLGADADSTLLNFPQYFAELNGVLEQFLEHFTRGQGGGAPLLLRGLYFTSALQTEQQLGQVYEDLIADNFALQAAHDDSAQPASHPQGNRSYFITDTFRQVIFPDRDLTLYQSRLGRQAGFSPLLLGLAAAAGVAFIGWQALSFANNRQWLDSLRGQLAEIERADDRAQLLAAGKGLEVLRGQMATVEAHRQEGVPLQLSAGLYHGEAIHQVARDAYLAQLRSQALEPIARSLQVQMRAFNTFASGINQELEFTPTPKSRNGKPLAPRLAAKAQAALTKTRAGAYAAKVNLATASDAAELSATTGGLSLSEEMLGRLDEQQVASIIEAYNTLKLYLLLTEPQAHPDPAFVAASLPQAWAGAATQGSPTDEAVISENAPLYVQLLEQGQAPSLPRNQQLIDETRQNLKAFMISSSLVDREYLRLQLESSRQFPALSLNDLVPTPGRNLLYSSAGVPAIYTRQGWDTFVKPELIKLVSGNLRNESDWVLDGEGGDAIVQKANFVREFMARYKRDYTQAWYKMVSSVGVRHFADLASATEHLGLLSDVQNSPVKNLLAAVNDNTQWDLPVKRDATPTGNARADSFWSKVTGLIDEAKDVAPEALAPSLPAVDDGSLAKRFEPVARVFAANNAEGADSTIMDRYLAALRKLKVRMNNIQRSQDVGKSSKQLISETLEGQPSEVTTVRNYVETSVDTSQDGLSRSLQSLFSLPIQYAWETLRDPAGQQIAKAWKQQISKPWEQVMAHRYPIATGSRNEASVKDLQRFVDPESGLLPTFKRNEIGNLSGGEGLGLSNGKAPALVNPGMLNSIDKASSVGQVIASLSDRDNGFEIMLEPSANFTDIVFTLDGQEQHYRNGRSSWSRFAWPGTSNAPGARLDVVTLSGARITVFDFPGRWGLLRMNESARVDDLDGIQQRFSWNTANGRVSLVVRNFGGVKLTDLGDVKALSALNDAGRGAQ
- the tagF gene encoding type VI secretion system-associated protein TagF, whose product is MIGCFGKLPSSADFVSLHGAAEEVCEFDAWLQASLAAMRHREDWQALFDALPMCFFCYRARNGNWLLGGLLSSRDASARRYPFFIFQVLKGQEGETLLNPFTLGELFSAQIKPLLHQAVQGAERASLFERIKALRPLQTQDLDLFRRVHGKFLHDFSFSDVARALHGSWPAFDSATALARLQATQAVLHGDFDGGIELPLPAERGLKNPTADLWLTWLARIGRRHDVPAVSLLADDFMHPRLYCFPSRHTGTAYRLLSGTAAAGQRLDLLDPLPPKAPVHDYDRPLQHVIDRFVDALDATPV
- the tssM gene encoding type VI secretion system membrane subunit TssM translates to MNKIKYYCLRYQPYLLGLAFFLAIFVVWALGRALGFASLHSLLAGIGVFLLLSAGYVLLLYRGAGQHHNLEALLRDDADQAVLNATPADREEISLLRERLLQSIERLHSNKPRGTPAKDALYALPWYLVIGQPAAGKSTMILQSGLNFPYAEREGARVAGLGGTRNCDWFFSSEAVLLDTAGRYMNSPEEAGKWRGFLQLLRQHRQRRPLNGLIVSVSIADILHGSAEDQERVAKRLRERIQESCALLEVRLPIYLVFTKCDLIPGFMPFYRQLDDAARGEVMGKTFSHKGYEQADWGQRFGKAMDELTGYWQQVASQQLMQQDIQVTRQNNAAYRFPLELAALKPRLQQFVDSLLRANPYQNAELLRGFYFTAALEADDALWGSHGQHVAERFALAHGQDHSAGNSQPAPLFINSLFRKVIIPDQHLVAVYTSNRRERQRKAAWVGAASLAGLLLCSLWGWSYINNRNTLDTMAAELAQAKREDQANPGQYAPWHSLDRLRFWAAHYYQQHHDQAVPLGMRLGLYQGHAVEPVLRARYFATLQNVMLKPTADNLTRTLYLLTTLKVYQRNTRELQPVTGVDSVEAEALPHDNRAQSIADFGKAALDTYVMLSPAQREKADPALLKARLPDYWYPAIARHTGKRMGATGSETAGNQDYLYASRQIVFYSDQIREPDVPRILDNAFLMSSSRNYINSLLTQSLRSIETITLESDTLFAFARADFQSLKSEGQNQLSAIASKLLNTPNIGKIIISGHADQLGDAQGNLQVSRQRAQTIRTYLVGKGVPAELVSAQGEGSRKPLVNCDMQQPRAQLIKCLEPNRRVEIEVRGLN
- the icmH gene encoding type IVB secretion system protein IcmH/DotU — its product is MTEAVLQQGAVAPATDKPTLKSLVQDFISMALIVRRGRQVTSVQAFEASVDRFFATLERDARAANYSVEQVKDTQYALCAFLDESVLRSGDNELRGHFELQPLQFRYFGVHLAGEGFFEKVETLRGDVKQNLDVLEVYHLCLALGFEGKFSLGQKDQLRYLANALGQDIARYRKPPKTLSPDWALPDQVSQMLCHEVPLWVYLVLIALVCVAVYLTLDWLLDKDVAALSEQIRQLFSA